Proteins encoded within one genomic window of Arachis ipaensis cultivar K30076 chromosome B08, Araip1.1, whole genome shotgun sequence:
- the LOC107613632 gene encoding probable galacturonosyltransferase 10 codes for MRRRGADFRRPVRRRIPDALWWALCCGVVILFVYILSKGNQIESRPALAQRTYKHDKIMEGLNITDEMLSPNSVSRQLNDQISLAKAFVVIAKESNNLQFAWELSAQIRNSQILLSNAATRRVPLSTRESESAIRDMALLLYQAQQLHYDSATMIMRFKAKIQALEEQMNSVTEKSSKYGQIAAEEVPKSLYCLGVRLTTEWFKNLNLQNKLRDKRQVEMKLKDNNLFHFCVFSDNILATSVVVNSTSISSKNPDMIVFHLVTDEINYAAMKAWFAMNDFRGVTVEVQKFEDFIWLNASYVPVLKQLQDTETQSYYFSGNSGDGRTPIKFRNPKYLSMLNHLRFYIPEVFPALKKVVFLDDDVVVQKDLSGLFSLDLKGNVNGAVETCMETFHRYHKYLNYSHPLIHTHFDPDACGWAFGMNVFDLVEWRKKNVTGIYHYWQEKNVDRTLWKLGTLPPGLLTFYGLTEPLDPSWHVLGFGYTTVDPQLIERGAVLHFNGNSKPWLKIGIEKYKPLWEKFVDYSHPLLQQCNFH; via the exons ATGAGGCGAAGAGGTGCGGATTTTCGGAGGCCGGTGAGGAGGAGGATCCCTGATGCGTTGTGGTGGGCATTGTGCTGTGGAGTGGTTATCCTCTTTGTCTATATTCTCAGCAAAGGGAACCAGATTGAGTCAAGACCAGCTTTGGCACAG AGAACTTACAAGCATGATAAGATTATGGAAGGCCTTAATATTACTGATGAGATGTTAAGTCCTAACTCGGTGAGCAGACAACTTAATGATCAGATATCCCTAGCAAAAGCTTTTGTCGTGATTGCAAAAGAAAGTAATAATTTACAATTTGCTTGGGAATTAAGTGCCCAGATCCGCAATTCACAAATTCTCCTCTCAAACGCTGCCACCAGGCGAGTTCCTCTATCAACTAGAGAATCTGAAAGTGCTATCCGTGATATGGCATTATTGTTATACCAGGCTCAGCAGCTCCATTATGACAGTGCAACCATGATCATGCGATTCAAAGCAAAAATTCAAGCGCTTGAAGAACAGATGAATTCTGTGACTGAAAAGAGTTCAAAATATGGACAAATAGCTGCTGAAGAGGTCCCGAAAAGTCTATACTGTCTTGGTGTCCGATTGACAACTGAATGGTTCAAAAACCTTAATCTGCAAAATAAATTGAGGGACAAAAGGCAAGTCGAGATGAAACTTAAGGATAacaatctttttcatttttgtgtCTTTTCTGACAATATTCTCGCAACTTCAGTTGTTGTCAATTCAACATCGATAAGCTCTAAGAATCCTGATATGATTGTTTTCCACCTTGTAACTGATGAAATAAATTATGCGGCAATGAAGGCATGGTTTGCCATGAATGATTTCCGTGGGGTGACTGTGGAAGTTCAAAAGTTTGAAGACTTCATTTGGTTAAATGCTTCTTATGTTCCTGTGCTTAAGCAACTTCAAGACACAGAAACACAGAGCTATTACTTTTCTGGCAACAGTGGCGATGGCAGGACACCGATCAAGTTCCGTAACCCTAAATATCTATCCATGCTTAACCACCTGAGGTTTTATATACCTGAGGTATTTCCTGCACTAAAGAAGGTGGTGTTCTTGGATGATGATGTTGTAGTTCAAAAGGATCTTTCTGGTCTTTTCTCCCTTGACTTGAAGGGCAACGTCAATGGGGCTGTGGAAACATGCATGGAGACATTTCATAGATATCACAAATATCTAAACTATTCCCATCCTCTGATTCATACACATTTTGATCCTGACGCTTGTGGATGGGCATTCGGGATGAATGTATTTGATTTGGTTGAATGGAGGAAAAAGAATGTTACCGGCATCTACCATTATTGGCAGGAAAAGAATGTCGACCGGACATTGTGGAAACTTGGAACCTTGCCCCCTGGACTGTTGACTTTCTATGGATTAACGGAGCCCTTGGATCCATCATGGCATGTATTGGGTTTTGGCTACACAACCGTTGATCCTCAGTTGATAGAGAGAGGCGCCGTACTTCATTTCAATGGGAACTCCAAACCATGGTTGAAGATCGGCATTGAGAAGTACAAGCCCCTTTGGGAAAAATTTGTTGACTACTCTCATCCTTTGTTGCAACAGTGCAATTTCCATTGA
- the LOC107610466 gene encoding uncharacterized protein LOC107610466 codes for MSGSVPVLRTSPVRVGGQLDDSTAYFHHLFWTFPPCVEAFRHCKPLVSVDWTHLYEKYGSTLLIAIAQDGNSNIIPIAFALVEGENAESWSFFLSHLRAHVTPQPGILVISDRHNGIKAALEAPDGGWLPPTAYRAFCIRHVAANFALTFKGKDARRLLVNAAYAKTEVEFQYWFDILRTFNPTMCDWANRIEYAHWTQHRDEGRRFGHMTTNISECVNSILKGVRNLPVCALVKATYGRLAELFVRKGKAPEAQLGTGQQFSQHQLKAIEANLKASRCFTVMQYDRDNSKHFIIHADMRGHAVHMPRRARPRP; via the exons ATGTCGGGTAGTGTACCTGTGTTGAGGACGAGTCCTGTTCGAGTAGGTGGGCAATTGGATGATTCTACAGCTTATTTCCATCACTTGTTTTGGACATTTCCACCATGTGTTGAGGCATTTCGACATTGCAAGCCGTTGGTTAGTGTGGATTGGACCCACCTATACGAAAAATACGGTAGTACACTGCTTATCGCGATTGCACAGGATGGCAACTCCAACATCATCCCTATTGCTTTTGCACTTGTGGAAGGTGAAAATGCGGAGTCGTGGTCATTCTTTCTATCCCACCTTCGAGCTCATGTGACGCCTCAACCGGGTATACTTGTCATATCAGATAGGCACAATGGGATAAAGGCTGCGTTGGAGGCTCCTGATGGGGGATGGCTTCCGCCTACTGCATATAGGGCGTTCTGCATCCGTCACGTGGCGGCTAATTTTGCCCTGACTTTCAAGGGGAAGGATGCAAGGAGGCTGTTAGTGAATGCTGCATATGCAAAGACAGAGGTCGAATTTCAATACTGGTTTGACATCCTGAGAACGTTTAATCCTACGATGTGCGATTGGGCTAATCGAATTGAGTATGCACATTGGACTCAACATCGGGATGAAGGCCGTAGATTTGGGCACATGACTACAAACATATCTGAGTGTGTGAACTCGATCCTAAAGGGTGTTAGGAACCTTCCGGTGTGTGCATTGGTGAAAGCCACATATGGGCGGTTGGCCGAGCTATTCGTTCGTAAGGGAAAAGCGCCCGAGGCACAGTTAGGCACTGGGCAGCAGTTCAGTCAGCATCAGCTTAAGGCGATCGAGGCCAACCTGAAGGCCTCAAGGTGCTTCACTGTGATGCAGTACGACAGGGACAACTCAAA GCACTTCATTATCCATGCCGACATGCGTGGTCATGCTGTGCATATGCCACGTCGGGCACGGCCTCGTCCATGA